In Acidovorax sp. 106, the following proteins share a genomic window:
- the gspL gene encoding type II secretion system protein GspL, translating into MSSLILTLPLTPPGIATKYSYTLTSDGHTATDHARAAAALLPEPSRPGGEVVAMVPISALSWQRVQLPPGIPLGPNHQTPRLRSILEGLLEDRLLDDPAQLHFALQPGAEAGSPVWVAVCDRSWLRDNLQALEAAGRAVSRVVPEFAPGPTASGATEICALGSPSEPQMILCGQGPDQSVTMLPLSAAVLALAGLTSTTDDNAPAPVVRADPAVAEVAERTLGRQVTLHTATQRALDAARGDWDLAQFELASTSRIRAMRKAGTAASALLYAPQWRAARWAAALLVGVHLVGLNLWAWQEKQALAAKQVAVRNALTTTFPQVKVVVDAPVQMERELGLLRQKAGSVSPRDLEPLMAAVGASLPDDRVPTTLEFAPGELRLRGVTLAPDEESVFNTRLQAAGYSARTEDGTLLVRAEGTP; encoded by the coding sequence ATGAGCTCCCTGATCCTTACCCTGCCCCTGACGCCACCGGGCATCGCCACCAAATACAGCTACACGCTGACATCGGACGGCCACACCGCCACCGACCACGCGCGTGCAGCTGCCGCCTTGCTGCCCGAGCCCTCACGCCCCGGCGGCGAAGTGGTGGCCATGGTGCCGATCTCGGCCCTGTCATGGCAGAGGGTGCAACTGCCCCCCGGCATTCCGCTGGGCCCCAACCACCAGACCCCGCGCCTGCGCTCAATTCTGGAAGGCCTGCTGGAAGACCGCCTGCTGGACGACCCCGCCCAACTGCACTTTGCGCTGCAGCCCGGCGCCGAGGCCGGCAGCCCCGTGTGGGTCGCGGTGTGCGACCGCAGCTGGCTGCGCGACAACCTGCAGGCGCTGGAAGCCGCAGGCCGCGCCGTGTCGCGTGTGGTGCCTGAGTTTGCACCCGGCCCCACAGCCAGCGGCGCCACCGAAATCTGCGCCCTGGGCAGCCCGAGCGAGCCGCAAATGATCCTATGCGGCCAGGGCCCCGACCAGAGTGTGACCATGCTGCCCCTGTCAGCCGCCGTGCTGGCACTGGCAGGGCTCACATCCACCACCGACGACAACGCCCCCGCCCCCGTGGTGCGCGCCGACCCGGCCGTGGCCGAGGTGGCCGAGCGCACCCTGGGCCGCCAGGTCACACTGCACACTGCCACCCAGCGCGCTCTGGATGCCGCCCGGGGCGACTGGGACCTGGCCCAATTTGAACTGGCCAGCACCAGCCGCATCCGTGCCATGCGCAAGGCAGGCACGGCCGCCAGCGCGCTGTTGTATGCCCCCCAGTGGCGCGCCGCACGCTGGGCCGCCGCCTTGCTGGTGGGCGTGCATCTGGTGGGCTTGAACCTGTGGGCCTGGCAAGAAAAGCAGGCCTTGGCCGCCAAGCAGGTGGCCGTGCGCAATGCACTGACCACCACCTTCCCTCAGGTCAAAGTGGTGGTGGACGCGCCCGTGCAGATGGAGCGCGAACTGGGCCTGCTGCGCCAAAAGGCTGGCAGCGTATCGCCGCGTGACCTGGAACCCCTGATGGCAGCCGTGGGCGCCAGCCTGCCGGACGACCGCGTGCCCACCACCCTGGAATTTGCCCCCGGCGAGCTGCGCCTGCGCGGCGTCACCCTGGCCCCCGACGAGGAATCTGTGTTCAACACCCGACTGCAGGCCGCTGGCTACAGCGCGCGCACTGAAGATGGCACCCTGCTGGTGCGTGCCGAGGGGACGCCATGA
- the gspN gene encoding type II secretion system protein N: MAGALAGLLPAIVVFAPAQWLTQRLSAATGGQVQLTQARGTVWTGSAQLVLTGGGASQDRAALPGRLEWQLRPSWSGLRLQVHASCCTQQPIQARIQLQLGRVRLALQDSSSQWPAAVLAGLGTPWNTLQPQGQLMLQTRGLEAVWSAGRMVLAGTAQLDAMSMSSRLSTLRPMGSYRLNLAGGEVPTLTLSTLQGHLQLSGSGQWVGQRLRFTGEATAAPDREAALANLLNIIGRRSGARSLITVG; the protein is encoded by the coding sequence ATTGCCGGAGCCCTGGCAGGGCTGCTGCCCGCCATAGTGGTCTTTGCCCCCGCACAGTGGCTGACCCAGCGGCTGAGTGCCGCCACCGGGGGCCAGGTGCAATTGACGCAAGCGCGTGGCACTGTGTGGACCGGCTCCGCCCAGCTGGTGTTGACCGGTGGCGGCGCCAGCCAAGACCGTGCAGCCCTGCCCGGCCGACTGGAGTGGCAGCTGCGCCCCTCCTGGAGCGGGCTGCGTCTGCAGGTGCATGCCAGTTGCTGCACCCAGCAACCCATTCAGGCCCGCATCCAGCTGCAGCTGGGGCGCGTGCGCCTGGCGCTGCAAGACAGCAGCAGCCAATGGCCGGCCGCCGTGCTGGCCGGGCTGGGAACGCCCTGGAACACGCTGCAGCCGCAAGGGCAATTGATGTTGCAAACCCGGGGGCTGGAGGCCGTCTGGTCTGCCGGGCGCATGGTGCTGGCAGGCACGGCGCAACTCGATGCCATGTCCATGTCCTCGCGCCTGTCCACCCTGCGCCCCATGGGCAGCTACCGGCTGAACCTGGCGGGCGGCGAAGTGCCTACCCTCACCCTCAGCACCCTGCAAGGGCACCTGCAGCTCAGCGGCAGTGGCCAGTGGGTGGGGCAACGCCTGCGCTTTACCGGAGAGGCCACTGCGGCCCCTGACCGCGAAGCGGCACTGGCCAATCTTCTGAATATCATCGGGCGGCGCAGCGGCGCACGCTCCCTCATTACCGTGGGTTGA
- the gspK gene encoding type II secretion system minor pseudopilin GspK, translating to MTQHTHSKPQPRSALRQTGAALLAAMLTVTLVATLAAAAMWQQWRAVEVETAERGRVQAAWILVGALDWSRLILKSDANSGGADHLAEPWAIPLQEARLSTFLAAEGNVSQVDDASTDTTDAFLSGQITDMQSRLNLTSLVDAGQVQAGGLKQFTRLFERLGLPQQQLTSLVEALRKAQSAAGTDDANAPLMPQTVSQLGWLGVPASTIAILSPHITILPVRTPVNLNTAQLDVLWAAIDGIDLASAQKLIASRESRHFKVLNDAITLLGTNTVPDTDLITVASRFFEVRGRLRLGESVVDERSLVRKDSAISVVTLWRERGVFDRDPGAVAAQASR from the coding sequence ATGACGCAGCACACGCACTCCAAGCCCCAGCCACGGAGCGCTCTGCGCCAGACGGGGGCCGCCCTGCTGGCCGCCATGCTCACCGTGACGCTGGTGGCCACCTTGGCCGCCGCCGCGATGTGGCAACAGTGGCGCGCCGTCGAAGTGGAAACCGCCGAGCGCGGCCGGGTACAAGCCGCGTGGATCTTGGTGGGCGCACTGGACTGGTCGCGGCTGATCCTCAAATCAGATGCCAACTCCGGCGGCGCTGACCACTTGGCAGAGCCCTGGGCCATCCCGCTGCAAGAAGCGCGTTTGTCCACCTTTTTGGCGGCCGAGGGCAACGTCTCCCAGGTGGACGATGCCAGCACAGACACCACCGACGCCTTTCTGTCGGGTCAGATCACCGACATGCAAAGCCGCTTGAACCTCACCAGCCTGGTCGATGCCGGGCAAGTGCAAGCCGGGGGGCTCAAACAGTTCACCCGTCTGTTTGAGCGGCTGGGCTTGCCCCAGCAGCAGCTCACGTCGCTGGTCGAAGCCTTGCGCAAAGCCCAGTCGGCAGCAGGCACTGACGATGCCAACGCCCCCCTCATGCCCCAGACCGTTTCGCAACTGGGCTGGCTGGGGGTGCCCGCCAGCACCATCGCCATCCTGAGCCCCCATATCACCATCTTGCCCGTGCGCACCCCGGTGAACCTGAACACCGCGCAGCTGGATGTGCTGTGGGCCGCCATCGATGGAATCGACCTGGCCAGCGCGCAAAAGCTCATTGCCAGCCGAGAATCGCGCCACTTCAAGGTGCTCAACGATGCCATAACGTTGCTTGGAACAAACACTGTGCCAGACACAGATCTGATCACGGTCGCCTCACGCTTCTTTGAAGTGCGTGGGCGCCTGCGGCTGGGCGAATCCGTTGTGGACGAGCGCTCCCTGGTGCGCAAAGACAGCGCCATCAGCGTCGTGACACTCTGGCGCGAGCGCGGCGTTTTCGACCGCGACCCAGGCGCTGTGGCCGCACAGGCATCCCGCTGA
- the gspM gene encoding type II secretion system protein GspM: MSRAAALQARWKALAPREQSLVMAAAGVVLLALLWWVALAPALGTLSQAPELHGKLDLQLQHMQRLQAEAQQLQAQPQTSPTDAVGALRAALTQRLGTAAQMNVLGDRVTVTLKGAPADAVAQWLALARTNARAVPVESRLTRSTAATPANAGPATLGNTGAAPVPRWDGTVVLALPAR, from the coding sequence ATGAGCCGCGCCGCCGCCCTGCAAGCGCGCTGGAAGGCCCTGGCCCCGCGCGAACAAAGCCTGGTGATGGCAGCCGCTGGCGTGGTGCTGCTGGCCCTGTTGTGGTGGGTGGCCCTGGCCCCAGCCCTGGGCACCTTAAGCCAAGCGCCCGAGCTGCATGGCAAGCTCGACTTGCAACTGCAGCACATGCAGCGCCTGCAGGCCGAAGCCCAGCAACTGCAAGCCCAGCCCCAGACCTCGCCCACCGACGCCGTGGGCGCGCTGCGCGCAGCACTTACCCAGCGCCTGGGCACTGCCGCCCAGATGAATGTGCTGGGCGACCGCGTCACCGTTACCCTCAAAGGCGCACCGGCCGATGCCGTGGCCCAGTGGCTGGCCCTGGCCCGCACCAATGCGCGCGCCGTGCCGGTCGAATCGCGCCTGACACGCAGCACTGCCGCCACCCCGGCCAATGCCGGTCCGGCCACGCTGGGCAATACCGGAGCCGCACCGGTGCCCCGCTGGGACGGCACCGTGGTGCTGGCCCTGCCCGCCCGTTGA